GTCAGCAACAAAATTATAAATCTTCTGTTCGGCTGCTTCGTTGGAGGTGAATTTACCCGGTGTAACAAATTCAACGCCTTGCTGATAGCCGCTCAAATAGAAGAAATTGGCCATGGAGTCGATACCAAAGAATGCCTTACCGGTTTTTGCGGTGTAAGCTTTGCCGGCTTTGGCAATGCCTTCCCAATTTGTCAGATCTTCATCGGTGCAGCCAATTTCCCCTTTGATGTTATCCCACAGGGTTCTGTTCAAGAATAGCAGTTCGCTGGATTTGGCAACCGGCATTAAACGGAAGGCGCCGCCTTCAAACTGTGAGCCTTCTGCAATGAATCCCTCATAATAATCGGCCAGGTCTTCTTTGGATACATAGCTTCCCATATCGGCAATGAAACCTTTGGAATGCAAAGTAGCGGTAATATCCGGATAACCATGGATAATGTCAGGTAAATTCGCTATACCGGCTTCGGCCGCAGTCTGAACCTTCTTCTGCAGATCTGCAGTGGTGCCCTGGTTTTCAGCAGTCACAGTGATCTTATTGTCTTTTCCGACGGTAGCATTGAAATCGGCCACAATTGCATCCAGGGCTTCTTTTTGGGCCCCGTTGAAATAATGCCAGACGGTAAGAGCCACAGGTTTCACTTCCGGAGCCTTGGGTGCACAGCCAGCCGACAAAACCATCATCGCAACCAGCAGCACAGCCAAAAGTTTTTTGCGCATCATGAATACCCTCCTTCAAATTTGGATAGTTTCATTCTACCGCATCTTCACAAAAAAGACAAGAGTATTTTTCAAATATGTCATACATTTTCTTGCCGCATCCGACGGATCCTGATTACTTTT
The sequence above is drawn from the Negativicutes bacterium genome and encodes:
- a CDS encoding extracellular solute-binding protein — translated: MMRKKLLAVLLVAMMVLSAGCAPKAPEVKPVALTVWHYFNGAQKEALDAIVADFNATVGKDNKITVTAENQGTTADLQKKVQTAAEAGIANLPDIIHGYPDITATLHSKGFIADMGSYVSKEDLADYYEGFIAEGSQFEGGAFRLMPVAKSSELLFLNRTLWDNIKGEIGCTDEDLTNWEGIAKAGKAYTAKTGKAFFGIDSMANFFYLSGYQQGVEFVTPGKFTSNEAAEQKIYNFVADGIANGWLVTKDANKKYNSDFMNDGTAVCYVGSNSGTTFLNPKTDKAQAAEDVLNCLSYPVWTGGKAAVIQQGAGMSIAKKGEDKEKAAAKFLLFLTNPANTAKFSMASGYLPVRKSASTNKTFSDFLAGKDATGKALDLKNAKVSMAVNAVLTQFKTYETYYTPAFTNSNVIRDKVDEQMNKIVAGTYTDFQTFYTTLNTEVQSILTGR